ATTAGTAACTCTAGAGGCTTACACTCACCAGAGACGAAATATTGGTCCTGTTACACTCACCAGAGACGAAATATTGGTCCTGTTCTTATATCAAAAGCATCATTTATAGATGGTAAGACTACTTCATTATTTGCCCCCTCGAGCACCGATTGAAACTTATACCCAAACCCACGTGGTTACTGGTGTTTGCCTAACGGATGTCATATTTACAACATACGCCATTCATAATAACGATTACTATACAAATTTATAAATCcactaattttcttttttcttcgtCCCTTCTaaagaatatattaattataagcTAGCTAAACTGCTAAAGCAACGAGTTCACGACATATTGTACAATCCCTGCTACAAAAATCACACACGGCAGAATCCGACAGTGTTGGCTTTCTCGAAAACCCGCCAACACTTCGCGAGGACAAAAACCGTGCNATTTATCTCcttattaattacttgttttttatgttgtctatcttattaattgtttgcttttaatgttgtctacccacattatcaatttagatttatttatttattttttattacgtaaattaatatttgatatcttttatgtctactcacattataatatgttatttttaattaaatgatttagatttttttatttatcttttcttatgtcaattaaattaattaacttttaaaatagtatattgttgaattatgaattttatttggtgtcttattaattttttttcatgtccgcattatttattttggtgactggtgtgctgtcgtttagccaccaaacttaaattcctactctctaagtaaaatgagtgtaatggtgagtagggtcgaatccacagggaacgggGGATGATTTTTTTCAAGTAAAATGCAAATGAAGGGGGGATTTTTGggatatgaatttaataaaatgctaaactaaatttatctaAGAACGGAAAACAATAActttaaatgataattaatcaactagaataaaatgaagaaattaataCGAGAAAAATCTGATTCAAGggagttctactatttaattatatcactgttcatcggctaacaaataatttattcaagttgttCCAAACAATTAACtttagaattatagggatagccgctaaaattcatgtgttttcctaaattaattgactGAACCCAGCATCCAGTAAAAACTTATCAATAAccaactgggcacgatagcgttccatattaattaactatagcttttagatttgtgaaaacagttaatcctgaAATCTACCaatcgagatagctgcaattgataaatccagttttgttgatttatttagattacatatattatgatagcacaacacatctaatctatgttactcatgtaccaatcattcatgacaattacggatcactgaattcatggttatcagtagaaaatcatatattgaattaaattgtcagattaatcgatatacaatattcatataattaaatcataaatcgacaaatacttgaaataaaaaaaatattgaatttaagaACGAATACCTCACACTGAtaaattaaacagtaaaaacaacccttaaatcagaaataaaacttagtCTAGAGTTGTGGAGAAAATCCTTGCGCGTTTCTTGTTCTTCTTTCACGTGTGTTGTTGGAGAAGAGGTTGGAGAGTTCTCTCTTGTTTGTGCGTGAATAGTGgtcaagaaaataaaagaagagaGTGTCTTGTACGTGAGGTAGTGtaggaaagaaagaaaattaggTCCAACAAGTTTAATAGCCCAATAATCTAAAAAAATGATCTAatcactaaaattaaaaaatacttaaaaaatatcctccaagaatatagagttttttccataaaaaactcTATCTTATATTTATTACTTGATATGAAAATTCATCAACTCTCACTAAGCAGCCGAGGAGTAGTcataaggcgtgatcacgccttattCAAAAAccacttctgaatttttctgttTAAGTTTTCCACTATATCGGCAagtttaattgtgatataaaatcaccctTTTAGCCCAGATTTATCGCATGAACAGAAAACTTCatcctacaataaaatcacacaaaaatgtgtcaattaagcacGTTGGTAGTTGTAACAATGAGAaatatgacaataaaaatacaaactattatgagcctatcaGTGACTTTGGCTATaacttattagttttaaaaaatactttttgcaaaataaaatttatttaataaaatatggttaaaaactttattgtgatatatcatttttatgaaattttttttttaatttttaaatctctttaattgtGACAGTTGGTTAGAAttttgtgtttaaataaaaaaaatttgaaccaacattttttgtagtttatatttataaattatttgaataaaacacggtaaaagatcgttgtgattaaaaccgtcaatttgggttgggttCGTCTATTTGGCCCACATCGCCAAATAATTTAGGTGTGTTGGGTTAAAATTTTGTCAATCTGTGGGACTAAATGAGCCTGGACGGGTTTGtattaaatatcaatatatctactatcgattttcaatcatgaattcctCATATAAAGTGGAGAATAttatcttgattttaaaattataatgttattattaatTGCTTGCTTTTACTGTTGTCTATCcacattacaatatattatttttaatccaacgatttattttttttatgtatcttttcattatgccaattcaattaattaaagtttagaaatagtttattgttgaattgtgaatttttttggatgttttattaaatttttttttcatgtcctcgttattttattttattttttttgtgacgTTGGCTATAACTtatgagttaaaaaaatattttttttgcaaaggtttatatttaaaattactttaataaaatatggttaaaaattttattataatatacaatttttataaaaaaaaattttctaatttttaaatctctttacTTATTACCGctggctagaatttatgtgttcaaataaaaaaatttcaaccaacattttttggcagtttatatttataaattatttgaataaaataaggtaaaagatcgttgtgattagACCCATCAATTTGAGTTGGGTCCGTCGATTGGCCCACACCACCAAACAATTTAAAtgggttgggttgaaattttgtcaactcatttaaaggtgagcctaaatgagctcacacgggtttatattaaatatctatatatcaaaCATTGTCGATTTTCAATAACGAATTTCTCATGTAAAAAGGAGAATatcatcttgattttaaaattaagatgtTAGTATCTTGTCCATAAATTGTGGGTTGTTCAGATATTTTGGTAGTCACTGAAAATagagtgtcaaagttgacatttgaaatgtctttttggattcctgacaatatgttattcaacatattatttttaagttatttttatcagtattgtgAATAATAAACAAGTTTATTGCAATAAATAAGTATTatcatatctttaaattaatatttaatttcatgtttgacatattatgaGTCTTAGCAAAATAAAGAACAATAGATTCAAGCAACGAATACACAAAGTTTGGGGCGGAACCAAAATTATGTGGTaacaagaattaaaatataaaccaataaatttttaatgaatttattgatgttaagatgcataacaaatattatatcataatatataaaatttcaaccttataaatgaaataaatcatatatatatgaaatatacaaaatttcattaaaaatacaaTCCAGTAATTTATTGTATTGTGTTTTATTCTCCAAGAATTATTAtcaaactcagtgattgtggatttaacatatattaaatcagcaaactaaagagcatgtcaatcaaattaattaagtaaccacatatttttgaatttcttgattagtttttttatcttgataatttgtttcatttagtattttaaatcataagacaccgttactataactaaagacacgaatttttttaaaaaaatgttcataaggactcaatcactaacttAAACGGAAAAACAGTTAtcaacataatatatttaaaaaattctaattaattcagcacatatgctgaaaattttataattagactttatatgtgaatttctatttatctccttattaattacttgttttttATGTTTTCTATCTTATTAATTGTTTGCTTTTAATGTTGTATACCCACATTAccatatgttattttttatccaatgatttagatttttttattattttttattatgtcaattagtatttgatttcttttatgtctactcacattataatatgttatttttaatccaatgatttagatttttttatttatctattcttacgtcaattaaattaattaatgtttaaaaatagttcAGTATTAATCCCTTACATGTCAcccgatttttaaatttagaagcattatTCAGTTTTCAGATATAGTTGTTgattgaattttaattaatttttttcaaattgaagAAATACACAATAAATTCATGTAAgtataattaacaaaaatatttaaatgaaatattggatttatGATAATCAAAATGAGAAATAAACAAAGTTTGATCCTCGAGTGAGAAGGGAGATATTTAGAGAAAGTCATAATCGCCACAACAAAATAGTGcacctacatgcatttatcaATGTAATTTGCAACTAAATggtcaaaaaaaatttcacatattatttttatatcatatttaaaataattatgaatcaaaattttcagtatTTTAAGTTGgtctttttttatgaaaaataattgtgaataaattaaaattcttatatttatGTAAAATGTCGGATCTTAATATATCAGCCTAAGTTCATGTAATAAAAAACTACTAAATGAATTATTCATCTTTAATataaacaaattatatagtGAAGATATATGCTgattaagacaatgaagtaaagtatgttcacatataacaaaataaatagacaagaaaaacaataaataaaaatatttttgtagacatggatatttttttttgtttttataactttttacattgacatgtaaataataaaagagaaaaaatattaactctttttggttatacaaaaaataaaaatagaagaagAAGTGTTGTTTTTCATACAAAGAATTCAGTCTccaaattaaatacattatactataaagttatatttacttTTCAACTTCATAAATGCaattaatttttctcaaaataaagaTACACAAATTATCCCGtgaagatatttaaacaattaataaaattaaagatattattttctaaagataatatcaatatgacattagtaatttaATTGTGTTCGTTATACTTAtgtgttaaaataaaatattaaaatatatgtcaTAGGAGacagtaaaaagatgatttattgtcaatataaattgcaaataaataaCAACAtccaatcaattttttttattagtacgTCATCCTTTTTATGTGATAATAATAACTACattcaattaatatttttttattaatacgtcggtactttttatgtgataatagattgttataataatatgcagtttataaaatataagtatctaataaattaaaggtggCTAGGAAATTAGAAACATACAGTAACACTTATTGTCAGTTTAcatgaaagaaaataataatcaacaatattgtaaataaaaaattgcagaTCATTGATTGTCCAAAAAATTGTAATGATTgaagattataataaaatatatgcatttgtTGAGATAATATgacaaataataaaagaaaacaatatgataacaaagatataagaaaaatttgagtagtcacaatatatatttttttaattaaacaaatacgttttttccaaattagttacatatgaATAATTAACACGAgttgtcaaaatttacaataatattatcaatattttttgttgagttaattaattttatttctaattctAATTACTCCAACATATGTTACctacgtgcaacgcacgtgtattatttctattatatatatatatatatatataatcatttcaTCTCCATGTAGAGTGCATTGatttttcaatttcaatatatatagtGATGATTTTTTCTTTGTGTTTCAGAACACTGGTTAacgaatatataatttacttagGATTGGCCCCAAATCATTTTGTTGATCACTTCATAGCCGAAAATCGAAATAGACGTATAATATGTTTTAGATAATCTTTTTCCCGCAATATTTGGGTAATTAACCAAAATGAATAGGGATAATGGAGCTAGGAAGCATGGAGAAAGAAGCATGAAAATTCGTGCAAAGTGGACACATTATGGAACAAAAGAAACGATCACGGATTGGCATTGAAGTTTGCAAACGACTCACTAACATCCAAAATTTccatttcaatttttatattcaTCACTTCACCCATGGACAATCGTACTAGAGAGAGAGTATTCGGTTTGCTTTGTTGCCTGTCAAATTATTACATGAATATTGATCGAAGTTTTGACAAAAATCAGATCGAACGATCTAagaaataatcacaaaatccTAGCCAACGAAGAACCAAACATGTGGGGAcagaaattatttttcaataagtTTGGTTTATATTCGTAATAATCAATAAACTATTGAATTACAAACTCGGCTTGGTCGTGCTATATATCTTCCACTTGTATCATATATAGGATTCACGGGTTGTTCAAATAATTCATCTATAAATTAAATCGTTGGGATAGAAACTCTTtcataaaatcaagaatatagagATAACTCAAACCCCAAGCCATGGGTACCAAGTTCTTGGCTATGTTCATCGTGTGCATGCTCTCCATGTTGAATGCATTGCCACCCGCTTATGCTTGGCAACAAAACTGCCCACCTCAATATCCACCCTACCACCGCCCTTCTCCACCATCAACTCCTAGGCCCCGCCCGCCTTCGACTCCTCGGACACGTCCACCATCCCATCCTAGACCTCACCCGCCACCCCACCACCGTCCTCCATCTGTCCCAAGACCACCATCTCCGCCCCATCACGGAGTGTTGCCACCGATAAGCAACCCACCCGTCATCGTGCCACCCATTATCCCACCACCGCCGGTAACAAATCCACCAGGCATCATTCCACCAATAACCAATCCTCCGGGCATCATTCCACCAATAACAAATCCACCAGGCATCATCCCACCTATAGTCAATCCACCGGGAATCATCCCTCCTATAACAACCCCTCCAGTCACACGACCACCTCCATCATCTTCTTATCCACCTTGCACACCTCccggaggtggaggtggaggtggaggtggaggtggcaCCCCGCCTAGCATCAGTCCTCCTCCGGCCGCCACATGCCCCATAGATGCCCTTAAACTTGGGCTCTGTTTGGATGTTCTCGGGGGATTAGTGCATGTTATAATAGGAAATCCAGTTGAAAACATATGCTGCCCAGTGCTTCAGGGATTGTTAGAGCTAGAAGCAGCCATTTGTTTGTGCACAACAATAAGACTTAAGCTTCTGAATCTGAACATTTTCCTTCCTCTCGCTCTACAAGTGCTGGCAACCTGTGGCTTTACCCCTCCTCCGGGTTTTGTATGCCCACCACTTTAATTGTACTTATTTGCCCACTTTATGTGTTTTGAGAGGTGTTAATTATATGCCAAGTGCTCCTAATTATGTTCTTTTCCCCCTCTTTTGTGTGTCTCTGCAGTGTGTCCATGCATGGTTTTTCGAAactctaatttaatttattatgttgcaGCTTGTAATAATGTAACTAGTTCATGTGCTATTTGTCTCAAATTGTAATATTTGTATTTCAGTTATTTTCTTGGCGTAAtcctcaacttttttttttgggtatggTGTAGAATCACGTTGCCCTATAATAGAACTAAAATTGAGGGAGGATgacaaatgaatattttaaattaattattattgatgaatgccatttttttttatatatatatcttacCATCTAAGTTACCAAAACCAATAAGTTATTTTCCACCATTAATTTAACCCAAACTaccaaaattaatataaattatttagtttataaaatcaaatttagaatttacttATACTTTTAgccgaattaattaattattgaaagtGTGATAAGATAGATTTAcaggatttttttaatataaaaatagaagaaatataataataacGAAATTAAAtgtaaaagttttaaataataattactaAGTAAATAGGTATATATGgtatgatgtttgaaagaatgcaaaaattatcatatgaatttgattttaCGTTTCTCTCTAAGTTTTTGAAAGTGGTGAGAAAATGCGTGCATTAAGTTTAAAcattattgattttaatttttcatgatTTTCTAAATTGGTGAGATTTGGTGACTACAAAAAATGTATTCTCTTtatagagtaggtcttttgtgagacggtctcacgaatctttatctggaagacgggtcaatcatactgatattcacaataaaaaataatacttttagcataaaaagtaatactttaaTAGATGAGCCAAATAAgttatccgtctcacaaaatacgacccgttagatcgtctcacacaaatttttacattTTCCTCTTTATTATATTCTCatccaaattaaatttatgttttatttatcacCATATATAAAGTCAAATGTGACAGCTGCCAACTTTTGTGCTGAAAACCGATGGTTTTTTTGTATTATTAGGGAAGAAAAATTATAACAGTTTTTCCATTGAGTTTTTCTCATTAACAAATTGAGTGTAAATTTctaaaacattttttatattaattaatggaATTAATATTGAATATCGTTTGGTGGGGGGCAATTATT
This genomic window from Primulina huaijiensis isolate GDHJ02 chromosome 7, ASM1229523v2, whole genome shotgun sequence contains:
- the LOC140981330 gene encoding uncharacterized protein, translating into MGTKFLAMFIVCMLSMLNALPPAYAWQQNCPPQYPPYHRPSPPSTPRPRPPSTPRTRPPSHPRPHPPPHHRPPSVPRPPSPPHHGVLPPISNPPVIVPPIIPPPPVTNPPGIIPPITNPPGIIPPITNPPGIIPPIVNPPGIIPPITTPPVTRPPPSSSYPPCTPPGGGGGGGGGGGTPPSISPPPAATCPIDALKLGLCLDVLGGLVHVIIGNPVENICCPVLQGLLELEAAICLCTTIRLKLLNLNIFLPLALQVLATCGFTPPPGFVCPPL